The Novosphingobium terrae genome has a window encoding:
- the cobJ gene encoding precorrin-3B C(17)-methyltransferase, giving the protein MKGSVTVVGLGPGDEAMVTPEVTQALARATDILGYTPYVARIAPRDGLTLHPSDNREELARAAHALDLAAQGRQAVIVSSGDPGVFAMASALFEALEAAPHHLGVQIAILPGITAMLAAAAAAGAPLGHDFCAINLSDNLKPFALVEHRLRMAARGDFAMGFYNPRSASRPHQFARVLEILREECEPQRLILFARAVSTPQQTIRTVTLAEATPEMADMRTVVILGNSATRRVGEWVYTPRSSGTLP; this is encoded by the coding sequence GTGAAGGGCTCGGTCACCGTGGTTGGCCTCGGTCCCGGCGATGAGGCCATGGTTACCCCTGAGGTAACCCAAGCTCTCGCCCGCGCCACCGATATTCTGGGCTACACGCCTTACGTGGCACGGATCGCCCCGCGCGATGGGCTCACCCTGCATCCCAGCGACAATCGCGAGGAACTGGCCCGCGCCGCCCATGCTCTGGATCTGGCCGCGCAGGGGCGGCAGGCCGTGATCGTCTCCTCGGGCGATCCGGGGGTCTTTGCCATGGCTTCTGCCCTGTTCGAGGCCTTGGAAGCTGCGCCGCATCATCTGGGCGTGCAGATCGCCATCCTGCCCGGCATCACCGCCATGCTGGCCGCCGCCGCCGCCGCCGGAGCGCCGCTGGGCCATGATTTCTGCGCCATCAACCTGTCGGACAATCTGAAACCCTTCGCTCTGGTGGAGCATCGCCTGCGCATGGCGGCGCGCGGCGATTTCGCCATGGGCTTCTACAATCCGCGCAGCGCCAGCCGCCCGCATCAATTCGCCCGCGTGCTGGAGATCCTGCGCGAGGAGTGCGAGCCGCAGCGCCTGATCCTCTTCGCCCGCGCGGTCTCCACGCCGCAGCAGACCATCCGCACCGTCACTCTGGCCGAAGCAACGCCGGAGATGGCCGATATGCGCACCGTGGTAATCCTTGGCAACAGCGCCACCCGCCGCGTGGGTGAGTGGGTCTATACGCCCCGTTCTTCAGGCACGCTGCCATGA